The following coding sequences are from one Triticum aestivum cultivar Chinese Spring chromosome 5A, IWGSC CS RefSeq v2.1, whole genome shotgun sequence window:
- the LOC123103791 gene encoding AT-rich interactive domain-containing protein 4 isoform X2 — protein sequence MSQIQSLSRSCVLLAVLCGKHADKQQQRAPPGRSGPEAKRLRPSYPFPELSSAGRLEVHTLVNPTPEQFLEAQRLVQPNFFYIQGQQLEDEEIGSLVWGDADMSDPQSFVCLISPPFPTIVYLEVPIGEKLAQAVHSKGIPYVIYWRNSFSSYAASHFRNALLSVVQSSVSHTWDSFQLAHASFRLYCVRNNHVQSVKLGPRLLGDAPKVNVVTPENEMAEEEGSSSEVSPAIKIYDDDINMKFLLCGVPSALDSCLLGSLEDGLNALLNIEIRGSKLQNRISASPPPLEAASVPRGMVTMRCDMTTCSSSHVSLLVSGSAQTCFDDQLLESHIKNELIEKSQLVRALPNSEDKLSSTEPFTSMSTACGASTFEVWMTLPKWAAQVLKHLAPEISYRSLVALGVGCVNATPVASFERQDADRLLFFCTGQRKDSAGEGGPYFHLPRWSASLTKDRAKTGSESKSNLLVVNGTSEDRKAPVEGPSSLTSFKGKLKPATMRPIPHSRQQQMHPFMGFPEANVHETSQAKPNLPVAPPVKHHNSAPASTTAHRKSTSGPSHAQSIIQLNPLPMKKHGCDRLPIQVCSEEDFLKDVMQFLIQRGHHRLVPHGGLAEFPDAVLNAKRLDLYNLYKEVVSRGGFYVGNGINWKGQVFSKMRNHTVTNRMTGVGNTLKRHYETYLLEYELSHDDVDGECCLLCHSSAPGDWVNCGLCGEWAHFGCDRRQGLGTFKDYAKTDGLEYICPHCSIANYKKKPPPPQKVANGFANTVLPVSRNV from the exons ATGTCGCAAATCCAGAGCTTGTCACGGAGCTGCGTGCTACTTGCGGTGCTCTGCGGCAAGCACGCCGATAAGCAGCAGCAGCGTGCGCCGCCGGGGAGGTCGGGGCCGGAGGCGAAGCGGCTGCGGCCGTCCTATCCGTTTCCTGAGCTCAGCTCAGCGGGGAGGTTGGAG GTGCACACGCTGGTCAATCCAACGCCGGAGCAGTTCCTCGAGGCGCAGCGGCTGGTGCAACCCAACTTCTTCTACATCCAGGGCCAGCAGCTGGAAGATGAGGAGATTGGTTCGCTCGTCTGGGGGGATGCCGACATGTCTGACCCGCAGTCGTTTGTCTGTCTCATCAGCCCGCCGTTCCCAACGATT GTTTATCTGGAGGTTCCTATTGGTGAAAAACTTGCCCAAGCAGTTCACTCAAAG GGTATTCCATATGTAATATACTGGAGAAATTCATTTTCATCTTATGCAGCATCCCATTTTCGCAATGCATTGTTGTCGGTAGTTCAAAG TTCGGTGAGCCATACATGGGATTCCTTTCAGCTTGCTCATGCATCCTTTCGACTATACTGTGTAAGAAACAACCATGTTCAAAGTGTTAAACTCGGCCCTCGTCTGCTTGGTGATGCTCCAAAGGTAAATGTAGTCACTCCCGAGAATGAAATGGCTGAGGAAGAAGGTTCTTCTTCTGAAGTGTCCCCAGCTATAAAAATATATGATGATGACATCAACATGAAATTTCTTCTCTGCGGAGTACCAAGTGCGCTG GACTCTTGTTTGCTGGGCTCATTAGAAGATGGTCTGAATGCTCTTCTAAATATCGAA attcgtGGGAGTAAACTTCAGAACCGAATCAG TGCTTCTCCACCGCCTCTTGAAGCAGCGTCTGTACCACGTGGAATGGTTACAATGCGTTGTGATATGACAACTTGCAGTTCTTCTCATGTGTCACTTCTTGTTTCTGGGAGTGCACAAACTTGTTTTGATGATCAG CTTCTAGAAAGCCACATAAAAAATGAACTCATCGAGAAGAGCCAGCTAGTCCGTGCTCTACCAAACAGCGAGGATAAGCTCTCATCGACCGAGCCTTTCACTTCTATGTCCACAGCTTGTGGTGCTTCTACCTTTGAAGTCTGGATGACCCTTCCTAAGTGGGCAGCACAG GTTTTGAAGCATCTAGCACCAGAAATTTCATACAGGAGCCTAGTTGCACTTGGAGTTGGCTGCGTAAATGCTACTCCTGTTGCTTCATTCGAGAGGCAAGATGCAGACCGCCTTCTTTTCTTCTGCACCGGTCAAAGGAAAGATTCAGCTGGTGAAGGTGGCCCATATTTTCATCTGCCAAGATGGTCAGCCTCCCTTACCAAGGACAGAGCAAAGACGGGTTCAGAATCAAAATCAAATTTGTTAGTTGTGAATGGAACTTCAGAGGACAGGAAAGCTCCAGTTGAAGGGCCTTCCTCGCTGACATCCTTCAAGGGAAAATTGAAGCCTGCAACTATGAGGCCTATTCCTCACTCTCgacagcagcaaatgcatccttttaTGGGTTTCCCTGAAGCTAACGTTCACGAAACTAGTCAGGCCAAGCCAAACTTGCCAGTTGCTCCACCTGTTAAGCATCATAATTCAGCACCTGCTTCTACAACAGCGCATAGGAAATCTACTTCAGGGCCATCTCATGCTCAATCGATCATTCAGCTGAATCCACTTCCCATGAAGAAACATGGGTGTGATCGGTTGCCTATCCAAGTGTGCTCCGAG GAGGACTTTCTGAAGGATGTCATGCAATTTTTAATTCAGAGGGGCCACCATCGACTCGTTCCTCATGGAGGTCTAGCTGAATTTCCTGATGCAGTCCTTAATGCAAAGCGCCTTGATCTCTATAACTTGTACAAAGAG GTGGTGTCCAGGGGTGGCTTTTATGTGGGCAATGGTATAAACTGGAAGGGTCAAGTCTTTTCGAAGATGCGAAACCACACCGTAACAAATAGAATGACT GGTGTCGGGAACACACTGAAAAGACACTACGAGACTTACTTGCTGGAATATGAGCTATCACATGACGACGTGGATGGGGAATGCTGTTTGCTTTGTCACAG TAGCGCTCCTGGAGATTGGGTGAACTGTGGTTTATGCGGCGAATGGGCTCATTTCGGTTGTGATAGACGGCAAGGGCTGGGCACTTTCAAG GATTACGCGAAGACAGACGGGTTGGAATACATCTGCCCGCATTGTAGTATAGCGAATTACAAGAAGAAGCCTCCGCCGCCCCAGAAAGTAGCCAACGGGTTTGCGAATACCGTGCTGCCTGTATCACGGAATGTTTAA
- the LOC123103791 gene encoding AT-rich interactive domain-containing protein 4 isoform X1 has translation MSQIQSLSRSCVLLAVLCGKHADKQQQRAPPGRSGPEAKRLRPSYPFPELSSAGRLEVHTLVNPTPEQFLEAQRLVQPNFFYIQGQQLEDEEIGSLVWGDADMSDPQSFVCLISPPFPTIVYLEVPIGEKLAQAVHSKGIPYVIYWRNSFSSYAASHFRNALLSVVQSSVSHTWDSFQLAHASFRLYCVRNNHVQSVKLGPRLLGDAPKVNVVTPENEMAEEEGSSSEVSPAIKIYDDDINMKFLLCGVPSALVSFDILDDSCLLGSLEDGLNALLNIEIRGSKLQNRISASPPPLEAASVPRGMVTMRCDMTTCSSSHVSLLVSGSAQTCFDDQLLESHIKNELIEKSQLVRALPNSEDKLSSTEPFTSMSTACGASTFEVWMTLPKWAAQVLKHLAPEISYRSLVALGVGCVNATPVASFERQDADRLLFFCTGQRKDSAGEGGPYFHLPRWSASLTKDRAKTGSESKSNLLVVNGTSEDRKAPVEGPSSLTSFKGKLKPATMRPIPHSRQQQMHPFMGFPEANVHETSQAKPNLPVAPPVKHHNSAPASTTAHRKSTSGPSHAQSIIQLNPLPMKKHGCDRLPIQVCSEEDFLKDVMQFLIQRGHHRLVPHGGLAEFPDAVLNAKRLDLYNLYKEVVSRGGFYVGNGINWKGQVFSKMRNHTVTNRMTGVGNTLKRHYETYLLEYELSHDDVDGECCLLCHSSAPGDWVNCGLCGEWAHFGCDRRQGLGTFKDYAKTDGLEYICPHCSIANYKKKPPPPQKVANGFANTVLPVSRNV, from the exons ATGTCGCAAATCCAGAGCTTGTCACGGAGCTGCGTGCTACTTGCGGTGCTCTGCGGCAAGCACGCCGATAAGCAGCAGCAGCGTGCGCCGCCGGGGAGGTCGGGGCCGGAGGCGAAGCGGCTGCGGCCGTCCTATCCGTTTCCTGAGCTCAGCTCAGCGGGGAGGTTGGAG GTGCACACGCTGGTCAATCCAACGCCGGAGCAGTTCCTCGAGGCGCAGCGGCTGGTGCAACCCAACTTCTTCTACATCCAGGGCCAGCAGCTGGAAGATGAGGAGATTGGTTCGCTCGTCTGGGGGGATGCCGACATGTCTGACCCGCAGTCGTTTGTCTGTCTCATCAGCCCGCCGTTCCCAACGATT GTTTATCTGGAGGTTCCTATTGGTGAAAAACTTGCCCAAGCAGTTCACTCAAAG GGTATTCCATATGTAATATACTGGAGAAATTCATTTTCATCTTATGCAGCATCCCATTTTCGCAATGCATTGTTGTCGGTAGTTCAAAG TTCGGTGAGCCATACATGGGATTCCTTTCAGCTTGCTCATGCATCCTTTCGACTATACTGTGTAAGAAACAACCATGTTCAAAGTGTTAAACTCGGCCCTCGTCTGCTTGGTGATGCTCCAAAGGTAAATGTAGTCACTCCCGAGAATGAAATGGCTGAGGAAGAAGGTTCTTCTTCTGAAGTGTCCCCAGCTATAAAAATATATGATGATGACATCAACATGAAATTTCTTCTCTGCGGAGTACCAAGTGCGCTGGTAAGCTTCGATATATTAGAC GACTCTTGTTTGCTGGGCTCATTAGAAGATGGTCTGAATGCTCTTCTAAATATCGAA attcgtGGGAGTAAACTTCAGAACCGAATCAG TGCTTCTCCACCGCCTCTTGAAGCAGCGTCTGTACCACGTGGAATGGTTACAATGCGTTGTGATATGACAACTTGCAGTTCTTCTCATGTGTCACTTCTTGTTTCTGGGAGTGCACAAACTTGTTTTGATGATCAG CTTCTAGAAAGCCACATAAAAAATGAACTCATCGAGAAGAGCCAGCTAGTCCGTGCTCTACCAAACAGCGAGGATAAGCTCTCATCGACCGAGCCTTTCACTTCTATGTCCACAGCTTGTGGTGCTTCTACCTTTGAAGTCTGGATGACCCTTCCTAAGTGGGCAGCACAG GTTTTGAAGCATCTAGCACCAGAAATTTCATACAGGAGCCTAGTTGCACTTGGAGTTGGCTGCGTAAATGCTACTCCTGTTGCTTCATTCGAGAGGCAAGATGCAGACCGCCTTCTTTTCTTCTGCACCGGTCAAAGGAAAGATTCAGCTGGTGAAGGTGGCCCATATTTTCATCTGCCAAGATGGTCAGCCTCCCTTACCAAGGACAGAGCAAAGACGGGTTCAGAATCAAAATCAAATTTGTTAGTTGTGAATGGAACTTCAGAGGACAGGAAAGCTCCAGTTGAAGGGCCTTCCTCGCTGACATCCTTCAAGGGAAAATTGAAGCCTGCAACTATGAGGCCTATTCCTCACTCTCgacagcagcaaatgcatccttttaTGGGTTTCCCTGAAGCTAACGTTCACGAAACTAGTCAGGCCAAGCCAAACTTGCCAGTTGCTCCACCTGTTAAGCATCATAATTCAGCACCTGCTTCTACAACAGCGCATAGGAAATCTACTTCAGGGCCATCTCATGCTCAATCGATCATTCAGCTGAATCCACTTCCCATGAAGAAACATGGGTGTGATCGGTTGCCTATCCAAGTGTGCTCCGAG GAGGACTTTCTGAAGGATGTCATGCAATTTTTAATTCAGAGGGGCCACCATCGACTCGTTCCTCATGGAGGTCTAGCTGAATTTCCTGATGCAGTCCTTAATGCAAAGCGCCTTGATCTCTATAACTTGTACAAAGAG GTGGTGTCCAGGGGTGGCTTTTATGTGGGCAATGGTATAAACTGGAAGGGTCAAGTCTTTTCGAAGATGCGAAACCACACCGTAACAAATAGAATGACT GGTGTCGGGAACACACTGAAAAGACACTACGAGACTTACTTGCTGGAATATGAGCTATCACATGACGACGTGGATGGGGAATGCTGTTTGCTTTGTCACAG TAGCGCTCCTGGAGATTGGGTGAACTGTGGTTTATGCGGCGAATGGGCTCATTTCGGTTGTGATAGACGGCAAGGGCTGGGCACTTTCAAG GATTACGCGAAGACAGACGGGTTGGAATACATCTGCCCGCATTGTAGTATAGCGAATTACAAGAAGAAGCCTCCGCCGCCCCAGAAAGTAGCCAACGGGTTTGCGAATACCGTGCTGCCTGTATCACGGAATGTTTAA